From Daucus carota subsp. sativus chromosome 6, DH1 v3.0, whole genome shotgun sequence:
gatatCGTTttggaatatataattaaatatatcatttcaaatcttattttcggacaaaaataaataaattaaaacccAATTTTTCCCGAAATATCCAATTTCCAAACATGTCAAAATGTCTGAGCTTAAACAAAGAGTAATTTCGGATTTTACCATATCTTTTTTTTCAAAGATTGCAAAGTATTGAAATGTACAAACATGTCAAATACTCAAATCCCTCACTCAAAACAAAATCCCAACGTATCAAAACATACTATTATAAGGCTCCATCAAGGAaacaaagctaaagacaataatATCCCAAGATAATGAGCTCTAAAATCAACCTAGTGTTGCTCAATTTGTCACATACATTTATTATCATTTGTAACAAATTTTTCACCATCTTGGACATAACAATACAATACAAGGTTCTCACTTGCACCTGACCTTTCCACATCAGTTCTTTCTAGGCTCTACCGTGCACTTGAACTTTTACAAAGTCACCACAAAGCCTACAAAGGCTACAACATAAACAAAACTCTTGTGATACAACATACAGTTGGTAGTTTGCGAGGAAAAAagatacaaaaagaaaaaaattgaaaaagaaaaatattatatgcacAAAGATAACAAATATAAACTACAATACAACAAGCAATTGTTGCAACGAAATCTATATGTATATGCGACCTCAAGGGATTATCTTGGGTTAGATAATTCATCAGGCTGAAGGTTGTGAATGGAATCGGGAATCATCCAATCATTATGTTGATTATGTGCATTACTGTAGTCTTGACGGAACATCTCTTCCTTTTGCCATTCTTCCCACCTTTCAGCCAAGCCATCACCTTCAAGCATTCTGACGACTTCTGACATTTTGGGACGCTCAGTTGGGGAATTTTGTGTGCAGAGCAAAGCTACTTGAATTAACTCTTCCACCTGTTCATCAACATAGTTACCCTGAAGATCTACGTCAACCAACGATTCCAGCTTCTTGTCTTTCAGAAGTCCTTTCACCTGAAATATGAGATAAGAGTTAACTGTGGAATATTAAAATAGCTCACCAAATAGCATCGCAAAGGCGAATCCAATGTCCAGCTagcaacaaatatataatttcatgtTGTATTTTTCTCAAAcctttatgtatatatacacgtaggtagggctgagcattcggccggttcggttcaaaaccgaaccgaaccgaaaaaaccgaaaaccgaattacACTTTTttccgaaaccgaaccgaaccgaattgttATTCTGAACCGAACCCAACCAACCAAATTATTCTGACGTAGGAGCGCAAACAGAAATTTTTTTAGTGACGTATTGAATACCGACAGGCAGACACAATTCTTCATAGTCTATTAAATACTTCAAAGATGCGGTCGGTGACACAATGTTGCATAAAAAACAGAAACCATTACGAAAATACCAGAAGGGATGGTAGGTAAATGCTTACCCAATCGAGCAACATCACATCGTCATCATTCGCAAGCCTGGCAAGATCAAAAGCCCTTTGACCAGTGATGAGCTCAAGAAGCATGACCCCATAGCCAAAACAATCAGTTTTTTCCGAAGACTTTCCTGTGGATAGGTACTCGGGTGCTATATGGCCGATAGTTCCACGTACAGCAGTAGTGACATGAGTATCCTTGTAGTCCATGAGCTTAGCCAGCCCAAAATCCCCGACAACTGCTTCAAACTCTTCATCCAATAATATATTTGCAGCTTTGACATCACGGTGAATGATCTTAGGGTCACAATGATCATGTAGATAAGCAAGTCCCCTTGCAGATCCAAGTGCGATTCTTTGTCGTATTCGCCATTCTAGTGGAAGCTGTGACTCGCTTCTTTCTGTAGTAAAGCACCAATTAGCTCATGAGAATGTTACCTTTAATATAACAAAATGGAATATGTTTTTGTTGAGGAAACTTAagctatttattttcatttcttatcAGTTACCAACTGCTTTTTCGTAACTAAATGCAAATCGTATGGTTTCCCTTTCACACTAATATGAGTGATCATGATGCAACAGAATTTATGATATGGACGTAAAAGTTATGccccttttttcttttaatgcttctttagaagtcataaaacaGTGTTGATAATGCATGAAAACTTGGCACCTAACAAAATCAAATGAAACTTTAAATCAGCTAAAACATCTTAAATACTAAAAAGTGAAAACAaagttaaaaatttcaaaaaacctaGAGTCTCATATCGAAGGCGTGTACCTCTTAAACACGATGCAACACTTCCGTTGGACATATATGGATAAACAAGCAAACGCTCAGTTGGTGTCATACAAAAGCCTCGCAAACGAAGTAGATTGCGGTGCACAGCCATGCTAATCATTTCAACTTCCGTTTGAAACTGCAATTCCCCTCCTTGGGTCCGTTCCTCCTTAAGCCTTTTTACAGCCACCAGCGTACCATCAGCCAAACGACCTTTGTAAACTTTTCCAAAACCACCTCTACCCAGAATATTTTTGTTACTAAAATTATCTGTCGCAACTTGCAGCTCACGCAAAGAGAACCGCTTAAGTTGTCCTAAATGAACTTCCGGATCTTCTTCAGCTGCAACAGGAAAGAGTGTGTGAGATGTCATGCTCCAAATCACAGCAGTAATCAGTTTATGCTAATTAAAGATACACAAACCTGGTACATCAAAGAAATGATCCTGTGGCTTCTTTTTCCGCCACCAAGCAAGTGCAATTGCAGGACCAGCAAAGAGCAGTGCAGCACCGGCAGCAACTCCACCGGCAATAGCTCCAGTTGCACTGTTGACAGCTGAAATAACATTTGCCAATTAAAAAAACTGATGACATTTAAAACTATAATCTATTGTATATTCTTGCAACTAAAATCCAAGCCATTGATATCTAAAAATTGACTAAAAGTTCACCAAGTTTATGATATGCAATATAGTGGCAACAGAAACCCCGTTGATGCAATTCCAATAGCTAGAAGTAAACAGTACAAATTTTGTTGAGAGTAGAGACTGGCACTCTGTTAGGTCACAAATGTGATCAGGGATTTTTCTTaaaggaaaataaaaataagtgttCCTGAGTGAAAAACAGTAATAAACACATGCTTGGCAGGGAAATAAACCTCAAGGGATGGGATTAGTGGCAGAACATAGAGGATATTTTTGATTGCTTATTTAAATGAAATGTATCCAGCATCCTTTCGTATAGACATCTATTTTGAAGAATACATAGTTGTTAAGGCACTGCCTAGGCGTCTAGGCGCCCAAAAATTAGTAGGCGTCCGACCCACCTTAGTGTCCGAAGGGCAGGCAATGCATAGGGTCGTCTGAGTCTGCCTAGACCCCGCCTAATTTCAGTTCAACCCAGTCCAAAATATATTTGACCAGGTCCAGCCATATTAGATTagattaattaaaaagaatatatgTTGACTTGTAAACATTAAGGCCATCATAACTCACAAGTAAAACCTAATCTAGAACAATCTCAAGAGGAAAAGGGAGTAAAAATTATCTCCTTCAAAATTATTCCATCAGGTtattcttcatttttttttaaatctttacacacacacacagatagtATATACATGTGTTCTGTAATCTGTATACGATATTTAGAGGTATAACTACAGTTATATAAAAAGTAGCCAATGTATATAGTTAAACGTACTATCTGCCAAATGTCACCTACGCGGTGCACTGGCGCCTAGCATCGCCGTTACGACTTGCAAGTATGGAAgaatatatttctttatattgtcCTATAGCATCTacagaaaaataaatatcattcGGCAGACCGCGCACCAGGTAAACAAGAGAAATAGTTACAACGGTAGACACGTCATATTTACGACGTCAGAGAAATTAATATAGATTCTCATTTTGGCCTCTAGTATCTGGTAAGAAACAACATTTAATGTCAGACAAGTCAGCAAGATAAGAACTATTAGGAATTACTGCTGAAACACTATATCAATTAAAGGAAGAAGACATTAACATACAACATTCTAGTTGGCAATCAAGGTcagcaaataaaaaaataatatccatACCTTTGGAAGATGGAGGGGATGGAGGAAGTGGGGGTGGTGGAGAAACTGGAAGAGCATCTAGTAGATTACCGCTAAAACTGAAAGACGGAACAGGGTAGTTAATatagattttgatattttcaggATGCACTACGAATGAAATGAGTATAACTAGGGATGTGCCTGATGGGAGTGAAAAGGGTGAAAGATCCATTTACTGGAACTGGTCCTGTTAAACGATTGTTCGAAAGATCActgcatatatatatgataagatGAAACTCATTATGTTCGTCATAATATGCAATTGAAACTAATAGGAGAATACTAATACATGTATAAATAACATAGAAAGATAGTGAAAAATCATGAGAACCAAAAGATCATTTGGTAGCAAAAAACAAAGAAGAAGATCAACTGATACTCACAGGACTTGCAGTGATCCGATTGTAGTCAAAGAAAAAGGAATAGTTCCTGTCAAAGTGTTGTTATTCAGCCTCCTATTCatgcaaagacaagaaacaGATTAGACACTGCTATGCCTCGTATAATTGTAACAATTATCTAATTTATTAACTTCCTCCTAACAAACAGCTAACAAAAATACAAATCATAGGAAACTCAGAAACTGAGATTTTTGAAGAGTTTTTATTGCATACAGGAAACGCAGTTTCTGAAGCTTCTTCAAAGTGTCTGGAATTGGACCATTCAATTTGTTTAGGTAAAGATCCAAGC
This genomic window contains:
- the LOC108227598 gene encoding BRASSINOSTEROID INSENSITIVE 1-associated receptor kinase 1; the protein is MDRFVIWSFGAFCLVLVLNQFLSVSGNAEGDALNALKNNLEDPNNVLQSWDATLVNPCTWFHVTCNNENSVTRVDLGNANLSGQLVTQLGQLPNLQYLELYSNNISGRVPNELGNLTNLVSLDLYLNKLNGPIPDTLKKLQKLRFLRLNNNTLTGTIPFSLTTIGSLQVLDLSNNRLTGPVPVNGSFTLFTPISFSGNLLDALPVSPPPPLPPSPPSSKAVNSATGAIAGGVAAGAALLFAGPAIALAWWRKKKPQDHFFDVPAEEDPEVHLGQLKRFSLRELQVATDNFSNKNILGRGGFGKVYKGRLADGTLVAVKRLKEERTQGGELQFQTEVEMISMAVHRNLLRLRGFCMTPTERLLVYPYMSNGSVASCLRERSESQLPLEWRIRQRIALGSARGLAYLHDHCDPKIIHRDVKAANILLDEEFEAVVGDFGLAKLMDYKDTHVTTAVRGTIGHIAPEYLSTGKSSEKTDCFGYGVMLLELITGQRAFDLARLANDDDVMLLDWVKGLLKDKKLESLVDVDLQGNYVDEQVEELIQVALLCTQNSPTERPKMSEVVRMLEGDGLAERWEEWQKEEMFRQDYSNAHNQHNDWMIPDSIHNLQPDELSNPR